The DNA region ACGCCGATCTGGTGCAGCGCTCGATCACGGTGGTCTCCGGGGTCCGCGAGACCAGCAAGATGATCAAGGTCGAGGACATCGTCGCGCACTTCCGGACCCGCTGCCGCGGCGTGGTCGTGGTGCCGTTCGACGAGAGCCTGGCGGCCGGCGCCGAGGTCAACCTCGACATGATGCGGCCCAAGGTCCGCGAGGCGTACTTCGACCTGGCCGCGCTGGTCGCCGAGGACATCGTCCGCGCCCAGCAGGCCGCCGCCCAGCAGTCGAGCTGGCAGCAGCCGGGCGCGCAGCAGTACACCGCCGCACCGCAGCCCTACGCCCCGCAGCAGCAGCCCCACCCGGACCCGCACCAGCAGCCGTACCCCCAGCAGCCCGGACAGCCGGGTCAGCCGTGGCAGCAGCCGGGCCCGCAGCCCGCCCCCGGCGCGCCCTGGTCGCAGCAGCCGGGCCAGGCCCCACCGCCGCCCCCGCCCGGCTACGGCTACCCGCCGCAGGGCGCGCCCCAGCCGGGCCCGGAGTGGCAGCAGCCGCCGCAGCAGCCCGCGCCACCGGCCGGCGGCTACGGCTACCCCCAGCCCCAGCCCCAGCCGCACGGCGGGGACCAGCAGCCGCCCGCCGGGTACGGCTACCCGCCGCCGCCCCCGCAACAGCAGTAGCCGACGGCGCCGCGCAGACGCGCGAAGGGCCCGCCGACCGGGTGACGGTGTCACCGGGTCGGCGGGCCCTTCGCGCGCGGGGCGGGCGGATCAGCCCGCGTCGGTCAGCTCGCGCGACCTCTTCACGTCGTCGGCCATCCGGTCCAGCAGCGCCTCGATCGAGTCGAACTTCTCCATGCCGCGCAGGTAGGCCAGGAACTCGACGGCCGCGTGCAGCCCGTAGAGGTCCAGCCCGACCCGGTCGATGGCGTACGCCTCGACGGTCCGGGCGGTGCCGTCGAAGGTCGGGTTGGTGCCGACCGAGATGGCCGCCGGCATCCTCTCCCCGTCGGCCGTCAGCCAGCCCGCGTACACCCCGTCGGCCGGGATCGCGCTGTGCGGCACGGTGTCCACGTTGGCGGTCGGGAAGCCGAGCTCGCGGCCGCGCTGCGCACCGCGCACCACCACGCCCTCCACCCGGTGCGGGCGGCCCAGCACCTCGCCGGCCCCGGCCACGTCGCCGCCGGCGACCAGCCGCCGGGTCAGCGTCGAGGAGAACGGCTCGCCGTCCCCCGCCGCCCCGCGCACCTGGAGGTCGACCACCTCGACACCGCAGTCGGCCGCCCGGCCCAGCTCGGCCAGCAGCGCGACGTCGCCGGCCGCCCGGTGACCGAACCGGAAGTTCGGCCCCTCGACGACCAGGCACGCGTGCAGGGCGTCCACCAGCACCTGCCGGAAGAACTCCTCCGGGGACTCCTTGGAGAACTCGGTGGTGAACGGCAGCACCAGGACGGCGTCCACGCCGAGCTCCTCGATCAGCTCCGCGCGGCGGGGCTGCGGGGCCAGCAGCGGCGGGTGGCTGCCCGGGCGGACCACCTCGCTGGGGTGCGGGTCGAAGGTGACCACGACCGAGCGGACACCGAGCTCGCGGGCACGCTCGACCGCCCGGTTGATGATCAGCTGGTGTCCGCGGTGCACTCCGTCGAACGAGCCGATGGTGACGACGCTGCGTCCCCAGTCACCGGGGATCTCCTCCAGGCCACGCCAGCGCTGCACCCTGACCGCTCCTTGTTCCGTACGACGCGTACCTTCTGTACGCTCAAACGCTCAAAACCCGAACCCCTATAGCGTGCCATGCGCCTGTCCGGAGTTCGGCACCGGAAGGCGGGTTGGACGCACCACCGGGTGCCGGGCCCCGGCGGCGGAGGCCCGGAGCACCTCCGTCCCCGCCCCGCGCCCGGCAACCGGCCCCTCGCCGAGCCCTCCTCCGGAGCCGTCGCCGAAGCCGTCCGCGTCGCCCCCGGTCCGGCGCTCGGCCTCGGCGGCCGCGTACTGCGGATCCCGGCCCGCCGCCACCAGGGCGCGCAGCCGGTCCAGCCGGGGCCCCGCCGGGCGCGCCGGGCGGCCGTCCTCCGGCCACCGCGCCAGCAGCAGCGCGAACGCCGCCGACCGGCCGGCGCAGCGGACCAGCAGCCCGTCCGGGTCCGGCAGCCCGGCGGCGGCCCGGACCAGCACCGCCCGGGCCCTGGCCGGCCGCTCGGCCGCGCAGTGCTCGGCCAGCGCGGCCACGGCGGCGGCCAGCACCTCCGGATCGGTCTCGGTGGCCAGCAGGGTGTCCAGCAGTTCGCAGCGCAGGGCGTCCGCCACCGGGTCGGCCACCGGACGGGACAGCACCTCGGCGAACGGCCGGCGG from Kitasatospora sp. NBC_00458 includes:
- a CDS encoding bifunctional riboflavin kinase/FAD synthetase, which encodes MQRWRGLEEIPGDWGRSVVTIGSFDGVHRGHQLIINRAVERARELGVRSVVVTFDPHPSEVVRPGSHPPLLAPQPRRAELIEELGVDAVLVLPFTTEFSKESPEEFFRQVLVDALHACLVVEGPNFRFGHRAAGDVALLAELGRAADCGVEVVDLQVRGAAGDGEPFSSTLTRRLVAGGDVAGAGEVLGRPHRVEGVVVRGAQRGRELGFPTANVDTVPHSAIPADGVYAGWLTADGERMPAAISVGTNPTFDGTARTVEAYAIDRVGLDLYGLHAAVEFLAYLRGMEKFDSIEALLDRMADDVKRSRELTDAG